DNA sequence from the Pseudoglutamicibacter cumminsii genome:
CTGGTAGCCGAAAAGTCCACCGGCAAGATCCTCGGCGCCTTCATCATGGGCGAGCAGGCTCCAACACTGATCCAACCGCTCATCCAAGCCATGACGCTCGGGACGGATGCGTACACGATGGCTCGCGCGCCGTACTGGATCCACCCGGCACTCACCGAGGTCGTAGAGAACGCGCTACTCGGGCTCGGTACGCAGCCGCCTGAGAACCCAGCGCTTTAGCTTTAAACGCGTTGTGGCTCCCCTACACAAGTAAGGGGAGCCACAACGCGTTAATGATGAGGGATCAGGCCTCGTAGAGCTTCTCTACCTCGTCCTGGAAGTCCTTCAGCACAATCTGGCGGCGGATCTTCAAGCTCGGAGTCAAGTGACCCGTCTCCTCGGTCAGATCCGTGGTCAAGACCCTGAACTTACGGATCGACTCAGCGCGCGAGACCGTGTCGTTCGCCGCATCGACACCCTCCTGGATGTCAGCGAGCAAATCCTTGTTCTCGACTAGATCCTCAACCTTCGTGCCAGCCGGAAGGTTGTGACGTTCGAGCCAGCCAGGAAGCGCTTCTTCGTCGATCGTCACGAGTGCGCCCACATAAGGGCGGCCCTCACCGACCACAACACACTGCGAAACGATCGGGACACTACGAACGCGGTCCTCCATGATGCCCGGAGCCACGTTCTTACCCGAAGCCGTCACCAGGATCTCCTTCTTGCGGCCCGTGATCGTGAGGAATCCGTCCTCATCGATAGTGCCCAAGTCGCCCGTGGCATACCAGCCGTCAACGAACGCGTCATTCGTGAGATCCTCACGGTTGTAGTAGCCCTCGAAAACACAGACACCCTTGGCGAGGATCTCACCGTCTTCTCCGAGCTTGATCTCGTTACCCGGCAATGGGCGTCCAACAGTGCCGATCTTGATCTTCTCTGGAGTGTTCACAGTCACCGGCGCGGTCGTCTCCGTAGCGCCATAGCCCTCCAGAACCGTCAGGCCGATACCGTTGAAGAAATGCCCCAGACGCTCACCCAGCGCACTACCGCCCGACACTGCGTGAGTCACCTTGCCGCCCATAGCGGCGCGCAACTTCTTGTACACCAGCACATCGAAAAGCTTGTGCTTGACGCGAGTGACGAGCGAAACCTTGCCCTCAAGTGACTGCCGCGAATATTCCTCGGCAACCTTGGCTGCACTCGCGAAAATCTTGCCCTTGCCGCCATCCTCAGCCTTCTGCTGTGCGCCGTTGAAAACCTTCTCAAACACGCGCGGAACAACAAGCAAGAACGTTGGTTTGAACGAATCCAGCGCCGGCAACAGGTTCTTCAGATCGGACGTGTGACCGCTGCGAGCGCCGCCACCGACCGCCATCAACGCAATGAAGCGGGCGAAAACGTGTGCCAAAGGTAGGAACAGGATCGTCGAAGCATTCTTAGTGATGACACCCGGAACAGCTTTTGCGGCGTTATCCGAAAGATCAACGAAGTTCGCGTGAGTGAGCTCGCAGCCCTTTGGCTTGCCCGTCGTGCCGGACGTGTAAATGATGGTCGCGATATCCGACTTAGAACGCGTAGCCTCCTGCGCCGCGCGATCCTCCTCCGAGACCTTCTCGCCATCAGCACGTAACTGATCCAGCCCATCGCCATCAATCACGAGGGTCTCAGAAACGTTAGGCAACGACTCCGAATCCTTAGCCCGCTTGACACCCTGCGCATGACGATCGTTCTCTACGATCACAATGTTCGAGCCCGAATCCTTCAGAATCCAAGCGATCTGGCTAGGGGAGGACGTCTCATAGACCGGCACCGAAACGCCACCGGCATAAGCAACCGCGAAATCGATGAGGCTCCACTCATAACGAGTAGCCGACATCAACGCAACGCGATCGCCCGGCTTCACGCCACGATGCATCAAGCCGCGCGCGATAAGTTTCGCATCTGCGGCGAAATCACGAGCGGAGACGTCGATCCAACCGTTGTTGCCGTCCGGTTTAGAGAACAAAGGAATATCGGAATCGTTCACTAGATGACGTTCGACCAGATCAACCAACGTGGCGCTATCTGGGTTCACGACCACAGCCGGAACAGAAACGGTCTCCACGGGCAAACTCCTGACTTCTAATGTTGGCGGTGGACTACACAAACACTGAATGTGATGCGTGTCACCATATGTTTATCAACACTTTATGTCATTGCACGTACAGATGCGTAACCGCGCGCCGTCAGACTCTAGCGGCATCAGACTCTGGCGCCGTCATCCCAAGGGTCACGCCGATGCCGAGGCAGAGTCCAGCCCAAATACAGCAAGGCACCCAACTCAGCCGCGATGAACACCCACCAAGCGAACGACGGCAGGGCCACCTTGAAGATCACGCAGACAAGCATCAATAGCGGCAAACACGCCACGACAATCCAGGCCAGGACCCGGTCTGGACGACCCGAGAAAACCGATGGGGGCTCCTCGGGAACATAGTCGGTGTCCTCATCTTCGACTTCCTCACCCGGAGACCAGTCTCGTGGACCAGAACTTTCAAGACCAGACGGCTCGTCCATTGCCGTGGGGAAAAACGGCTGTGACGCAAAGAAATCCTCAAGGTCAGCGGCTTTGTTCTGAGCCCTCTGTTCCGCTGAAGGCTCGTGCGGCGGCTTATGCGAACCCGAACGCTGCCCGGCGACAGTCTCCTTAGCGCCAGATTCCTCAGTTTCCGGGCCGTCAGTCCCTGACTCCTGAGGTCCCGGGTCCATCTGTTCAAGGCGAGCTACAAGGTCAGCCCACGCCGCATCATCATCACGACGATCCTTCACGACACCTCACACACCCTTCGCTACATCGCGTGCAATCCCATCAACCACATCGCGCGACTCAGAGAAAATCAACGGAGCGTCCTCATCCAACGTTGCAACGTGAAAACTGTTCGGGAGATCAATATGCCGCAACTGACCCCGAACGCTAGGCCGCAAACCACGCTGCAAATGCGCCACCGTCGAATCCGGAACCACATGGTCAACAGCCGAACGGAACAACGTGATTGGAGCCTCAACCCCCGGAAGCATGCGGCGAGTACGCGCAACCAAACGTGTCATCTGATGTACTGCCGCAACCGGAACACGATCATACGCACCCTCAGTGACACAAGGCTTGCGGATGTCGTCACCGATCGCAGGAACTGTAGCCACAAACCGCTTCACAATCCCAGCGAACGACGCCTGCAGAGGATACGAAAACGCGGGATTCACCAAAAACACATGGGCCGGGCGGCGCACCGCACCCAGATAAGCAGTCAACGTGCCACCCATCGAGAGCCCACCCACCGCAACGGCATCACACTCAGCCGCCAGCGCATCGTACGCATTCTCCACATGCTCACACCACTGATCTGCAGAAGCTGCCTGCAGATCCTGCCACCGCGTTCCATGGCCAGGTAACAGGGGCATCGACACCGCATGCCCTGCATCCTGCAACGTGCGGCCCCAGTCGCCCAACGAAGCCGGGCGAGACGTGAACCCATGAATCAGCAGAACCCCAACACCCGAAGTTCCCGGAACGAAAGAACCCGGCTGCGGGACAAACGCTTCATCAACCACGATTGGCACCCTTCTCTACGCCCTGCGCCACAATAAACATTCCGTGCACAACAAACCGCACCTGCGCCACAACAAACAACGTTATGTTGTGAACTCAAGGTTACGTTCAAAAGCCTAGATTACGCTGAAAATCTCAACCTTTATGTCCCGCGCCGCTGGGCTCCGTAGACTGGAGTAATGCTGAACAACGCCGTATTCTCCGATGCTGGATCACAGACAGGCCCTGCCACCGACCCGGCCTTGGACCGGTGGCGTTCACTACCGATCAAGCAACAGCCAGACTGGGCAGGAACCGAAAACCACGACCGCGCCGTCTCGGAGCTCGGAACCAAACCGCCGCTCGTATTCGCCGGTGAAGTAGACGCCCTACGTGAACAACTAGCCCGCGCAACCCGAGGCGAAATGTTCGTGTTGCAAGGTGGGGACTGCGCCGAAACATTCGCCGGCGCAACCGCTGACAAGATCCAGGCGCGCGTCAAGACCATCCTGCAGATGGCCGTCGTGCTCACATACGGCGCACAGATGCCCGTGCTGAAGATGGGGCGCATGGCCGGCCAGTTCGCCAAGCCGCGGTCCTCGGCCACCGAAACCCGCGACGGCGTAACCTTGCCGACCTTCCGCGGAGAGATCGTCAACGGCTTCGAATTCACAGAAGAAGCGCGCAAGCCAGACCCGATGCGCATGGTCCAGGCCTACGACACCGCAGCCGCAACGCTGAACCTGATCCGCGCGTTCACCCAAGGTGGCTTCGCGGACTTGCGTTCCGTTCACTCCTGGAACCGCGGCTTCATGACCAACCCTGCGTACCAGGAATACGAAGAGCTCGCCGCCGAAATTGACCGTGCCGTGCGTTTCATGGACGCATGCGGTGCCGACTTCGAAGCGCTACGCCGAACCGACTTCTACGCAGCGCACGAAGCGCTACTGCTTGACTACGAACGCGCACTGACCCGCACCGATTCCCGCACCGGTAACCCCTACGCAACCAGCGCGCACTTCTTGTGGATCGGAGAACGCACACGCGATATCGACGGCGCGCACGTCGACTTCCTTTCGCACGTCGAAAACCCTCTCGGGGTCAAGCTCGGGCCAACCTCGACCGGCGAGGACGCGCTGCGGCTCATCGAGAAACTCAACCCGAACCGCATCCCCGGCCGGCTGACCTTCATCACCCGCATGGGGGCGTCCAACATCCGCGAAAAGCTGCCGCCCATTGTCGAAGCGGTCAAGAACGCAGGTGAAGACGTCCTA
Encoded proteins:
- a CDS encoding AMP-binding protein → METVSVPAVVVNPDSATLVDLVERHLVNDSDIPLFSKPDGNNGWIDVSARDFAADAKLIARGLMHRGVKPGDRVALMSATRYEWSLIDFAVAYAGGVSVPVYETSSPSQIAWILKDSGSNIVIVENDRHAQGVKRAKDSESLPNVSETLVIDGDGLDQLRADGEKVSEEDRAAQEATRSKSDIATIIYTSGTTGKPKGCELTHANFVDLSDNAAKAVPGVITKNASTILFLPLAHVFARFIALMAVGGGARSGHTSDLKNLLPALDSFKPTFLLVVPRVFEKVFNGAQQKAEDGGKGKIFASAAKVAEEYSRQSLEGKVSLVTRVKHKLFDVLVYKKLRAAMGGKVTHAVSGGSALGERLGHFFNGIGLTVLEGYGATETTAPVTVNTPEKIKIGTVGRPLPGNEIKLGEDGEILAKGVCVFEGYYNREDLTNDAFVDGWYATGDLGTIDEDGFLTITGRKKEILVTASGKNVAPGIMEDRVRSVPIVSQCVVVGEGRPYVGALVTIDEEALPGWLERHNLPAGTKVEDLVENKDLLADIQEGVDAANDTVSRAESIRKFRVLTTDLTEETGHLTPSLKIRRQIVLKDFQDEVEKLYEA
- a CDS encoding alpha/beta fold hydrolase, with the translated sequence MVDEAFVPQPGSFVPGTSGVGVLLIHGFTSRPASLGDWGRTLQDAGHAVSMPLLPGHGTRWQDLQAASADQWCEHVENAYDALAAECDAVAVGGLSMGGTLTAYLGAVRRPAHVFLVNPAFSYPLQASFAGIVKRFVATVPAIGDDIRKPCVTEGAYDRVPVAAVHQMTRLVARTRRMLPGVEAPITLFRSAVDHVVPDSTVAHLQRGLRPSVRGQLRHIDLPNSFHVATLDEDAPLIFSESRDVVDGIARDVAKGV
- a CDS encoding class II 3-deoxy-7-phosphoheptulonate synthase produces the protein MLNNAVFSDAGSQTGPATDPALDRWRSLPIKQQPDWAGTENHDRAVSELGTKPPLVFAGEVDALREQLARATRGEMFVLQGGDCAETFAGATADKIQARVKTILQMAVVLTYGAQMPVLKMGRMAGQFAKPRSSATETRDGVTLPTFRGEIVNGFEFTEEARKPDPMRMVQAYDTAAATLNLIRAFTQGGFADLRSVHSWNRGFMTNPAYQEYEELAAEIDRAVRFMDACGADFEALRRTDFYAAHEALLLDYERALTRTDSRTGNPYATSAHFLWIGERTRDIDGAHVDFLSHVENPLGVKLGPTSTGEDALRLIEKLNPNRIPGRLTFITRMGASNIREKLPPIVEAVKNAGEDVLWITDPMHGNTVTSSNGYKTRRVEDVMDEVKGFFEVHQSLGTVPGGLHIEMTGDDVAECLGGADPIREDQFDDLYETVCDPRLNHSQSLELAFQVANGLAHH